In the genome of Mucisphaera calidilacus, one region contains:
- a CDS encoding UDP-2,3-diacylglucosamine diphosphatase, producing MKKLRYRTVFVSDVHLGTNGCHAKDLSRLLRRIDCQRLYLVGDIIDMWRLRQRWYWPSDHNDVIRRLLKIAGKTEVIFIPGNHDEAARQYCGLEFGGVRVEHDAIHTNADGRRLLVVHGDEFDMVVKHSPWLARLGAWAYSWLTTLNTWYNKLRSLFGLQYWSLAAYIKLKVKHACTFISSFEKTLARAAIHQGVEGVVCGHIHKAEVRTLEGVAYYNCGDWVESCTLLVEHDDGRMELIDGLKLLENLRKRKNRNAADEPAEESADENDDLGPNDGSLEPFMPSSWVADHEPAATSQN from the coding sequence ATGAAGAAGCTCAGATACCGCACCGTTTTCGTCAGCGACGTCCACCTCGGCACCAATGGCTGCCACGCCAAGGACCTCTCCCGACTCCTGCGCCGTATCGACTGCCAGCGCCTCTACCTCGTCGGCGACATCATCGACATGTGGCGGCTGCGCCAACGCTGGTACTGGCCCTCCGACCACAACGACGTCATCCGACGACTCCTCAAGATCGCCGGCAAGACCGAGGTCATCTTCATCCCCGGCAACCACGACGAGGCCGCCCGCCAGTACTGCGGCCTCGAATTCGGAGGCGTCCGCGTCGAACACGACGCCATCCACACCAACGCCGACGGCCGAAGACTCCTCGTCGTCCATGGCGACGAGTTCGATATGGTCGTCAAACACTCCCCATGGCTCGCGCGACTCGGGGCCTGGGCCTACAGCTGGCTCACCACGCTCAACACCTGGTACAACAAACTCCGATCCCTCTTCGGTCTCCAGTACTGGTCGCTCGCCGCCTACATCAAGCTCAAGGTCAAGCACGCCTGCACCTTCATCAGCAGCTTCGAGAAAACACTCGCACGCGCCGCGATCCATCAGGGCGTCGAAGGCGTCGTCTGCGGACACATCCACAAGGCCGAGGTGCGCACCCTCGAAGGCGTCGCCTACTACAACTGTGGCGACTGGGTCGAGAGCTGCACACTCCTCGTCGAACACGACGACGGACGCATGGAACTCATCGACGGGCTCAAACTCCTTGAGAACCTGCGCAAACGCAAGAACCGAAACGCCGCCGACGAACCAGCCGAAGAATCCGCCGACGAGAACGACGACCTCGGACCCAATGACGGATCGCTCGAACCCTTCATGCCCTCCTCATGGGTCGCCGACCACGAACCCGCCGCCACATCACAGAACTGA
- the rpiB gene encoding ribose 5-phosphate isomerase B, whose product MKIAIAADHAGLPLKAEVAKVLTNLGHEVLDLGAHEYDAQDDYPDFARYVGNTIQHQQAERGVIVCGSGVGASVAANKMKGVRAAVCHDVYSAHQGVEHDDMNVLCLGARILGVEPAREVVAAFAGASFTGEERHRRRLEKVLAIEAAN is encoded by the coding sequence ATGAAGATTGCGATTGCTGCTGACCACGCGGGTTTACCTCTGAAGGCTGAAGTGGCCAAGGTTCTGACGAATCTGGGCCACGAGGTTCTGGACCTGGGCGCCCATGAGTATGACGCTCAGGATGACTACCCGGACTTCGCTCGTTATGTGGGCAACACGATCCAGCATCAGCAGGCGGAGCGTGGCGTGATCGTGTGCGGCTCGGGTGTGGGTGCGTCGGTGGCGGCGAACAAGATGAAGGGGGTTCGTGCGGCGGTCTGTCACGACGTGTATTCGGCGCATCAGGGCGTGGAGCACGACGACATGAATGTGCTTTGCCTGGGAGCGCGGATTCTGGGTGTTGAGCCGGCGCGTGAGGTGGTGGCGGCGTTTGCGGGGGCATCGTTCACGGGTGAGGAGCGTCACCGTCGCCGGCTGGAGAAGGTTCTGGCGATCGAGGCGGCAAACTGA
- the hspQ gene encoding heat shock protein HspQ, with the protein MSQPERIEIPDYFPVDVPRFAPGSVVRHRRYGYRGVVVDFDLSCRADEQWYESNQSKPDRDQAWYHILVDGSEICTYAAESNLQPDGSAEPITHELVGHFFEDYADGRYTRNDEIWPGWE; encoded by the coding sequence ATGAGTCAGCCTGAACGCATTGAGATCCCGGATTACTTCCCCGTTGATGTGCCCCGTTTCGCGCCGGGATCGGTCGTGCGGCATCGTCGCTACGGCTACCGCGGCGTGGTGGTGGACTTCGATCTCTCGTGCCGAGCGGACGAGCAGTGGTACGAGAGCAATCAGTCGAAGCCGGACCGTGATCAGGCGTGGTACCACATTCTTGTGGACGGTTCAGAGATCTGCACGTATGCGGCGGAGTCGAACCTTCAGCCGGACGGCTCTGCGGAGCCGATCACGCACGAGCTGGTGGGTCACTTCTTCGAGGACTACGCGGACGGTCGTTACACGCGGAACGATGAGATCTGGCCTGGCTGGGAGTGA
- a CDS encoding WG repeat-containing protein, whose protein sequence is MCGLRAGHSGWLMIAAVLVMASACLGQVPNDDAWQPEWLREAKRDRLVYRGARGQDPIYPVAMGGYYGYMTVRGELVVLPVFDQADAFYENLARVETHGLAGFVNRAGKFQIEPVFDVADRFSEGRARVSVGGRWGFIDKVGRWTVEPGFDAVGRYHDKLAAVMLEGKVGYIERSGVWVAEPRFRSGRGFFEGRAAVEIPSRADLLASRWGFMDRSGRVVWADRSGEILELGDYREKVVRARTSSGWGFLDRDYRWVIPPKFDEASDFVSSRAAVREGSLWGYIDKSGSWVIRPSYGFAGDFEPATNTAMVDVRGATGFVDRTGRWVVKPVLMDAEPFASNWARIRLPAGWTWMDRRGRSFFNPERRVENFWDYSIGRVLSRRLETDPFFWIKRLYPEEGFARREVLQNPYPAEYEYDAVLPEPWNGLTRIEVEHKERPEPDMGGLGSVELGGGDVGVKQEGSQP, encoded by the coding sequence ATGTGTGGTCTGCGAGCGGGTCATTCAGGGTGGCTGATGATTGCGGCGGTGCTGGTGATGGCGTCGGCGTGTCTGGGGCAGGTGCCGAATGATGATGCGTGGCAGCCGGAGTGGCTGCGGGAGGCGAAGCGTGATCGGCTGGTGTACCGGGGGGCACGGGGTCAGGACCCGATTTATCCGGTGGCGATGGGCGGTTACTACGGGTACATGACGGTGCGTGGCGAGCTGGTGGTGTTGCCTGTATTCGATCAGGCGGACGCGTTTTATGAGAACCTGGCGCGTGTGGAGACGCACGGGCTTGCGGGTTTCGTGAACCGTGCGGGGAAGTTTCAGATCGAGCCGGTGTTTGATGTCGCGGACCGTTTCAGCGAGGGTCGTGCGCGGGTGTCGGTGGGTGGTCGTTGGGGTTTCATTGACAAGGTGGGTCGGTGGACCGTGGAGCCCGGGTTTGATGCTGTAGGCCGGTACCACGACAAGCTGGCGGCGGTGATGCTTGAGGGGAAGGTGGGGTACATCGAGCGGAGCGGCGTGTGGGTGGCGGAGCCGCGGTTCCGTTCGGGGCGTGGTTTTTTTGAGGGGCGTGCGGCGGTGGAGATACCGTCGCGGGCGGACCTTCTGGCGTCGCGTTGGGGTTTCATGGATCGGTCGGGGCGTGTGGTGTGGGCGGATCGGTCGGGTGAGATTCTCGAGTTGGGGGATTATCGCGAGAAGGTGGTGCGGGCTCGGACTTCGTCGGGCTGGGGGTTTCTGGACCGTGATTACCGTTGGGTGATCCCCCCCAAATTCGATGAGGCTTCGGATTTTGTTTCGAGCCGTGCTGCGGTGCGTGAGGGCTCGTTGTGGGGGTACATCGACAAGTCGGGGTCCTGGGTGATCCGTCCGTCTTATGGGTTTGCGGGTGACTTCGAGCCGGCGACGAACACGGCGATGGTGGACGTTCGCGGGGCGACGGGTTTTGTGGACCGGACTGGTCGCTGGGTGGTGAAGCCTGTGCTGATGGATGCGGAGCCGTTTGCGTCAAACTGGGCAAGAATCCGTCTTCCTGCGGGCTGGACGTGGATGGATCGTCGGGGTCGTTCGTTCTTCAATCCGGAGCGTCGGGTGGAGAACTTCTGGGATTATTCGATCGGGCGTGTGCTGTCGCGTCGGCTGGAGACGGATCCTTTCTTCTGGATCAAGCGGTTATACCCCGAGGAGGGTTTTGCACGTCGTGAGGTCTTACAGAATCCCTATCCGGCGGAGTATGAATACGACGCGGTTCTGCCAGAACCGTGGAATGGGTTGACGCGTATCGAGGTTGAGCACAAGGAACGGCCTGAGCCTGATATGGGCGGCCTAGGATCCGTTGAGCTTGGCGGCGGTGACGTCGGAGTCAAGCAGGAAGGTAGTCAACCATGA
- a CDS encoding efflux RND transporter periplasmic adaptor subunit, with amino-acid sequence MADKKTNRRWWIGAAVAAAIAILAWSIFSPGPAGAASVSGQAPEDWYAVERQSLDLTVVATGELESRERIELKCQVNGRTAISYIIDEGSKVEEGDILVQLDDQDISNRLESQQLDVENARLSLTTAERELEIQRNEAESSQKDAEVKLDSARLELAKWEQGDVPTKLRELQLNLDKAQRKVVRTERDLELSTQLYEQKFISLNEKEDDEIAEIEAKEALETSKLAIDIYKQYDFVKQKQEKETAVEQAQANLQRVIAKNESNLARHESDVRSKKRTLELREKALTETQEQLENTIIKAPSPGLVVYATSIGPEWRRGDPLSVGREVRNNESLIYLPDITQMAAVLKVHEALLPQVTVGQRAIIRIDARPNSPVEGQVTTIGVTADSGGWLNPDLREYKVRIDLPDGFDLSLKPAMRLSGEIFTGRVEDVLAVPVQAVNVIGDQAYVYLPASGSRIRQQPVTMGKASETMVEIVEGLNENDRVLLRKPRPGELDKSADTTDDA; translated from the coding sequence ATGGCCGACAAGAAAACCAACCGACGCTGGTGGATCGGCGCCGCCGTCGCCGCCGCCATCGCCATCCTCGCCTGGAGCATCTTCTCGCCCGGGCCCGCCGGCGCCGCCTCCGTCTCCGGACAGGCACCCGAAGACTGGTACGCCGTCGAAAGACAGTCCCTCGACCTCACCGTCGTCGCCACCGGCGAACTCGAGTCACGCGAACGCATCGAACTCAAGTGCCAGGTCAACGGCCGAACCGCCATCTCCTACATCATCGACGAAGGAAGCAAGGTCGAAGAGGGCGACATCCTCGTCCAACTCGACGACCAGGACATCAGCAACCGACTCGAATCCCAGCAACTCGACGTCGAAAACGCCCGACTCAGCCTCACCACCGCCGAACGCGAACTCGAGATCCAACGCAACGAGGCCGAAAGCTCCCAGAAAGACGCCGAGGTCAAACTCGACTCCGCCCGACTCGAACTCGCCAAGTGGGAGCAGGGCGACGTGCCCACCAAACTCCGCGAACTCCAGCTCAACCTCGACAAAGCACAACGCAAAGTCGTCCGAACCGAACGCGACCTCGAACTCAGCACCCAGCTCTACGAGCAGAAGTTCATCAGCCTCAACGAAAAAGAAGACGACGAGATCGCCGAGATCGAAGCCAAGGAAGCCCTCGAAACCTCCAAGCTCGCCATCGATATCTACAAGCAATACGACTTCGTCAAACAGAAGCAGGAAAAAGAAACCGCCGTCGAACAGGCACAGGCCAACCTCCAACGCGTCATCGCCAAGAACGAGTCAAACCTCGCCAGGCACGAGAGCGACGTCCGCAGCAAAAAACGAACCCTCGAACTCCGTGAAAAAGCCCTCACGGAAACCCAGGAACAACTCGAGAACACCATCATCAAGGCACCCTCACCCGGACTCGTCGTCTACGCCACCTCCATCGGACCCGAGTGGCGACGTGGCGACCCACTCTCAGTCGGACGCGAAGTCCGCAACAACGAGTCCCTCATTTACCTCCCCGACATCACGCAGATGGCCGCCGTCCTCAAGGTCCACGAAGCCCTGCTCCCGCAGGTCACCGTCGGCCAACGCGCCATCATCCGCATCGACGCACGACCCAACAGCCCCGTCGAGGGGCAGGTCACCACCATTGGCGTCACCGCCGACTCCGGCGGATGGCTCAACCCCGACCTCCGCGAATACAAGGTCCGCATCGACCTCCCCGACGGTTTCGACCTCAGCCTCAAACCCGCCATGAGACTCTCAGGCGAAATCTTCACCGGACGCGTCGAAGACGTCCTCGCCGTGCCCGTCCAGGCCGTCAACGTCATCGGCGATCAGGCCTACGTCTACCTGCCCGCCTCCGGATCACGCATCCGACAGCAGCCCGTCACCATGGGCAAGGCCAGCGAAACCATGGTCGAAATCGTCGAAGGACTCAACGAAAACGACCGCGTCCTGCTCCGCAAGCCACGCCCGGGCGAACTCGATAAATCCGCAGACACCACTGACGACGCCTGA
- a CDS encoding TolC family protein translates to MRSFLPACLGLVAAAFIALQLPGCSGYDSLDELDNELSGLIERERDLTLGTDASRGEPIDTIGQGRATQTPTQYDREPQSTNPTTNQLTTQPSGRQMRTGDALIYAEVASPLDPDNEYATRLDLEGLLAFAIANAPEYRRQKEVIFLQTLDLIIERHQWGPRFFNTTTARLQGDIPEAGDHEQALNLINDFTVSRRLPYGGDISATALVDYTNLLRKSSASTGSFGSQGTTLSLDLDLPLLRGAGKVAQESRIQAERDLIYAVRDFERFRREFLVDLSRSYFDLIAQQEQIENVRRQLISNERLAARFASLAEAGREAVFQAEDAQQTVLSNRNSLLNVEERYATAIDLLKLRLGMPITDPLILVPAEVLVPEPVLNVTQSVNTAMDNRLDLQTRRDRVDDTRRAVKVAENNMKADLDLDASLDLRTRSDRDFGGVNFDLGRGDYALGMTLGAPIDRRIEQAELRRSRVRLEQNERDFRVERDRVVLQVRDSIRGIDQARYTLELQTRGVQLNERRLEGVRLRERTLGPRDVIDAEEDLLEARNARDQAAANLRIRVLDYLLNTGQMRVAADGSWMPPGKLVPIDDATQTQPQPESGG, encoded by the coding sequence ATGCGAAGCTTTTTGCCTGCGTGCCTCGGGTTGGTGGCCGCCGCTTTCATCGCCCTTCAACTCCCCGGGTGCAGCGGCTACGACTCCCTCGACGAACTCGACAACGAGCTCTCCGGTCTCATCGAACGCGAACGCGACCTCACCCTCGGCACCGACGCATCCCGAGGCGAACCCATCGACACCATCGGACAGGGACGCGCCACCCAGACACCAACCCAGTACGACCGCGAACCCCAGTCCACCAACCCCACCACAAACCAACTCACCACACAGCCGTCAGGCCGGCAGATGCGCACCGGCGACGCCCTCATCTACGCCGAGGTCGCATCACCACTCGACCCCGACAACGAATACGCCACACGACTCGACCTCGAAGGACTCCTCGCCTTCGCCATCGCCAACGCACCCGAGTACCGACGGCAGAAAGAAGTCATCTTCCTCCAGACGCTCGACCTCATCATCGAACGCCACCAGTGGGGGCCACGCTTCTTCAACACAACCACCGCCCGGCTCCAGGGCGACATCCCCGAAGCAGGCGACCACGAGCAGGCCCTGAACCTCATCAACGACTTCACCGTCAGCCGAAGACTGCCCTACGGCGGCGACATCTCCGCCACCGCACTCGTCGACTACACCAACCTCCTCCGCAAGTCCTCCGCCAGCACCGGCTCCTTCGGATCCCAGGGAACCACCCTCAGCCTCGACCTCGACCTCCCCCTCCTCCGCGGCGCCGGCAAGGTCGCTCAGGAATCACGCATCCAGGCCGAACGCGACCTCATCTACGCCGTCCGCGACTTCGAACGCTTCCGACGCGAGTTCCTCGTCGACCTCTCACGCTCCTACTTCGACCTCATCGCCCAGCAGGAACAGATCGAGAACGTCCGCCGCCAGCTCATCTCCAACGAACGACTCGCCGCTCGCTTCGCCTCACTCGCCGAGGCCGGACGCGAGGCCGTCTTCCAGGCCGAGGACGCACAGCAGACCGTCCTCAGCAACCGCAACAGCCTCCTCAACGTCGAGGAACGCTACGCCACCGCCATCGACCTGCTCAAGCTGCGCCTCGGCATGCCCATCACCGACCCCCTCATCCTCGTACCCGCCGAGGTCCTCGTCCCCGAGCCCGTCCTCAACGTCACCCAGTCCGTCAACACCGCCATGGACAACCGCCTCGACCTGCAAACACGACGCGACCGCGTCGACGACACACGACGAGCCGTCAAGGTCGCCGAGAACAACATGAAGGCCGACCTCGACCTCGACGCCTCCCTCGACCTCCGCACACGATCCGACCGAGACTTCGGCGGCGTCAACTTCGACCTCGGCCGAGGCGACTACGCCCTCGGCATGACCCTCGGCGCTCCCATCGACCGACGCATCGAACAGGCCGAACTCAGACGCTCACGCGTCCGACTCGAGCAGAACGAACGCGACTTCCGCGTCGAACGCGACCGCGTCGTCCTCCAGGTCCGTGATTCCATCCGTGGCATCGACCAGGCCCGCTACACGCTCGAACTCCAGACACGAGGCGTCCAGCTCAACGAACGACGACTCGAAGGCGTCCGACTCCGCGAACGTACGCTCGGACCCCGCGACGTCATCGACGCCGAGGAAGACCTCCTCGAAGCACGCAACGCACGCGATCAGGCTGCCGCCAACCTGCGCATCCGCGTCCTCGACTACCTGCTCAACACCGGGCAGATGCGCGTCGCCGCCGACGGCTCGTGGATGCCGCCCGGGAAACTCGTCCCCATCGACGACGCCACCCAAACACAGCCTCAACCCGAATCGGGAGGGTAA
- a CDS encoding gamma-glutamylcyclotransferase family protein: MLYFAYGSNLDPQQMDDRCPGFHVHARGCVRDYELTFPRFCEGWAGGVASIAPAEGRDVWGVLYELTQDHLDALDGYESIDEGHYWRDVIGVELDTEQTLEAITYFAHPEAGGPMPPSRQYLDAILRGARYHRLPERYVALLERTPIVPPKSV; encoded by the coding sequence ATGCTCTATTTTGCCTACGGATCGAATCTGGATCCGCAACAGATGGACGACCGTTGCCCGGGTTTTCACGTTCATGCCCGGGGATGTGTCCGTGATTACGAGCTGACGTTCCCTCGGTTTTGTGAGGGCTGGGCGGGTGGCGTGGCGTCGATCGCGCCGGCGGAGGGCCGGGACGTTTGGGGGGTGCTGTATGAGCTGACGCAGGATCACCTTGATGCGTTGGACGGGTATGAGTCGATTGACGAGGGTCATTACTGGCGTGATGTGATCGGTGTTGAGCTGGATACGGAGCAGACGCTGGAGGCGATCACGTACTTTGCTCATCCGGAGGCGGGGGGGCCGATGCCTCCGTCGCGTCAGTACCTGGACGCGATTCTTCGGGGGGCGCGGTACCACCGATTGCCCGAGCGGTATGTTGCGTTGTTGGAGCGGACGCCTATTGTTCCTCCGAAGTCGGTTTAA
- a CDS encoding putative bifunctional diguanylate cyclase/phosphodiesterase — protein MNKSQGQRDHQARGPDSHRPAPAAGPALTRGLERAGVGQALIERDGTVRHLCQTAQALLGPHIKPDTNILFRMPHDERQLCLDWLAADNQQTLHTLQLTTPDDEHFAVTLLPPESDQPALALIQEQPAEGHGRLALARKVANDGLWDWDVTHDTLEVSQRWRELLRLPDGHPIQHSRDWFSLIASSDLFQFQADLTLAFSSDVPRFMRELRMRTPEGETRWMRVDAVVIRDNTGDVTRVAGSISDIQDRKQAEHALERVAANDPLTGLASRTLFLEHVEKALERARRLNHYSFAVILLDIDHFKIVNDSLGPGSGDQLLIQIAQRLKPVLRGIDTLARLGGDEFAILLDGLDHPSSASDVARRIQTEINNTIDLDGHAITLTTSTGFVTSLHHYDKAEEMIRDADTALNQAKANGKAQAVEFKGDMHTEAYTRLVLEKELRKAVDNNNLSLAYQPIISLSDQQVVGFEALLRWNCPEHGWIPPDKFIPIAEETGLIQPIGAWVLTEACAQLKRWNNAGLPRHKPVRMNVNVSRRQLDNPAFPDTVRQIIETHAIDPDTLELEVTESVIMGQQERILDALKNLRGLGIKLAMDDFGTGYSSLSCLHEYPFDVLKIDRSFTMVMQEKRQISAVIQAIVSLAHTLDIEVVAEGIETDGQLAALQALECDLGQGFYVARPMTHEQAFDFLRNFNGFESLKASA, from the coding sequence ATGAACAAAAGCCAAGGACAACGCGACCATCAGGCGAGGGGGCCGGATAGCCATCGCCCTGCGCCCGCCGCAGGCCCCGCACTCACGCGTGGCCTCGAACGCGCCGGCGTCGGGCAGGCACTCATCGAACGCGACGGCACCGTCCGCCACCTCTGCCAGACCGCGCAGGCCCTCCTCGGCCCCCACATCAAGCCCGACACCAACATCCTCTTCCGCATGCCCCACGACGAGCGCCAGCTCTGCCTCGACTGGCTCGCCGCCGATAACCAGCAGACCCTCCACACCCTCCAACTCACCACGCCCGACGACGAACACTTCGCCGTCACCCTGCTCCCGCCTGAATCCGATCAGCCCGCCCTCGCACTCATCCAGGAACAGCCCGCCGAGGGCCACGGACGACTCGCACTCGCACGGAAAGTCGCCAACGACGGACTCTGGGACTGGGACGTCACCCACGACACCCTCGAGGTCTCACAACGCTGGCGCGAACTCCTGCGACTCCCCGACGGCCACCCCATCCAGCACTCACGCGACTGGTTCTCACTCATCGCCTCCTCCGACCTCTTCCAGTTCCAGGCCGACCTCACCCTCGCCTTCTCCAGCGACGTGCCAAGGTTCATGCGCGAACTCCGCATGCGCACACCCGAAGGCGAAACACGGTGGATGCGCGTCGACGCCGTCGTCATCCGCGACAACACAGGCGACGTCACCCGCGTCGCCGGATCCATCAGCGACATCCAGGACCGAAAGCAGGCCGAGCACGCCCTCGAACGCGTCGCCGCAAACGACCCCCTCACCGGCCTCGCCAGCCGAACCCTCTTCCTCGAACACGTCGAAAAAGCCCTCGAACGCGCCCGACGGCTCAACCACTACAGCTTCGCCGTCATCCTCCTCGACATCGACCACTTCAAAATCGTGAACGACAGCCTCGGGCCCGGCAGCGGCGACCAGCTACTCATCCAGATCGCACAACGCCTCAAACCCGTCCTCCGTGGCATCGACACCCTCGCACGACTCGGCGGCGACGAGTTCGCCATCCTCCTCGACGGGCTCGACCACCCCTCCTCCGCCAGCGACGTCGCACGACGCATCCAGACCGAGATCAACAACACCATCGACCTCGACGGACACGCTATCACACTCACCACCAGCACCGGCTTCGTCACCTCACTCCACCACTACGACAAAGCCGAGGAAATGATCCGCGACGCCGACACCGCGCTCAACCAGGCCAAGGCCAACGGCAAGGCACAGGCCGTCGAGTTCAAAGGCGACATGCACACCGAGGCCTACACACGACTCGTCCTCGAAAAAGAACTCCGAAAGGCCGTCGACAACAACAACCTCTCCCTCGCCTACCAGCCCATCATCTCACTCTCCGACCAGCAGGTCGTCGGCTTCGAGGCACTCCTCCGGTGGAACTGCCCCGAACACGGATGGATCCCGCCCGACAAATTCATCCCCATCGCCGAAGAAACCGGCCTCATCCAGCCCATCGGCGCATGGGTCCTCACCGAGGCCTGCGCTCAGCTCAAACGCTGGAACAACGCCGGACTGCCACGCCACAAACCCGTACGCATGAACGTCAACGTCTCACGCCGGCAACTCGACAACCCCGCCTTCCCCGACACCGTACGACAGATCATCGAAACCCACGCCATCGACCCCGACACCCTCGAACTCGAGGTCACCGAGTCCGTCATCATGGGCCAGCAGGAACGCATCCTCGACGCCCTTAAAAACCTCCGCGGCCTCGGCATCAAACTCGCCATGGACGACTTCGGCACCGGATACTCCTCACTCAGCTGCCTCCACGAATACCCCTTCGACGTCCTCAAAATCGATCGATCCTTCACCATGGTCATGCAGGAAAAACGACAGATCTCGGCCGTCATCCAGGCCATCGTCTCCCTCGCCCACACCCTCGACATCGAGGTCGTCGCCGAAGGCATCGAGACCGACGGACAACTCGCCGCCCTCCAGGCACTCGAATGCGACCTCGGACAGGGCTTCTACGTCGCCCGGCCCATGACCCACGAGCAGGCCTTCGACTTCCTCCGGAACTTCAACGGCTTCGAATCCCTCAAGGCATCCGCCTGA
- a CDS encoding co-chaperone GroES, with protein sequence MSDTKTNRKGPRLEVVEPIGKRVLIRKDEDRKQTKSGIHLPDKIEIPTLTGRVVTVSVELTDDPNYPIAQYDRVLFNPKEAIPVDFEGDNRLFVVPIENIVAVFRAAE encoded by the coding sequence ATGAGTGATACGAAGACAAATCGGAAGGGTCCGCGGCTGGAGGTGGTCGAGCCGATCGGCAAGCGTGTTCTGATCCGCAAGGATGAGGACCGGAAGCAGACGAAGTCGGGGATTCACCTGCCGGACAAGATTGAGATCCCGACGCTGACGGGTCGTGTGGTGACGGTGTCGGTGGAGTTGACGGACGATCCGAACTACCCGATCGCGCAGTACGATCGCGTGCTGTTCAATCCGAAGGAAGCGATCCCGGTGGATTTTGAGGGTGACAACCGTTTGTTCGTGGTGCCGATCGAGAACATCGTGGCGGTGTTCCGGGCGGCGGAGTGA
- a CDS encoding SOS response-associated peptidase, producing MCARFTITLDLEDIADLYGVSVTDIRHTPAGTHPYAHRTDARHNIGPRDLITIVQRNHHHQTQLNRVWWDFTPTRQPRPDRTWHNAVSEKARDTQGVGRIYRSALRHSRCLIPFQGFYEWQRQLTGPKQPWCIRPTNHARHHAFAGITSRWTDRQGNTIEGATLFTTRANSLMSWIHNEKPRMPVILDPDRQAQWLSPDLDDPDTAAELLQPLPDHTLEAWPVARRLNNPRTDHAACATPTGDTLNQPPTDDTATRTLFD from the coding sequence ATGTGCGCCCGATTCACCATCACCCTCGACCTCGAAGACATCGCCGACCTCTACGGCGTCTCGGTCACCGACATCCGCCACACACCCGCCGGCACACACCCCTACGCACACCGCACCGACGCCCGACACAACATCGGCCCACGCGACCTCATCACCATCGTCCAACGCAACCACCACCACCAAACCCAACTCAACCGCGTCTGGTGGGACTTCACCCCAACCCGGCAACCGCGACCCGACCGAACCTGGCACAACGCCGTCAGCGAAAAGGCCCGCGACACCCAAGGCGTCGGTCGAATCTACCGCTCCGCACTCCGACACAGCCGCTGCCTCATCCCCTTCCAGGGCTTCTACGAGTGGCAACGCCAGCTCACCGGCCCCAAGCAGCCCTGGTGCATCCGACCCACCAACCACGCCAGACACCACGCCTTCGCAGGCATCACCAGCCGATGGACTGACCGCCAGGGCAACACCATCGAGGGGGCAACCCTCTTCACAACCAGAGCCAACAGCCTCATGAGCTGGATCCACAACGAAAAACCACGCATGCCCGTCATCCTCGACCCCGATCGGCAGGCGCAATGGCTCAGCCCCGACCTCGACGACCCCGACACGGCCGCCGAACTCCTCCAACCCCTCCCCGACCACACCCTCGAAGCATGGCCCGTCGCCCGCAGACTCAACAACCCCCGCACCGATCACGCCGCCTGCGCCACGCCCACAGGCGACACCCTCAACCAGCCCCCGACCGATGACACCGCAACCCGCACGCTCTTCGACTGA